CAGGTAGTCGTAAGTTCGTGCCCGGATACGCCACTGCTTGGCATTTCTTCCAGAGGTGTCGGCGTAGGGAAGACCGAGATAGAACTCCTCACGCTCGCTGCCACGCCCCTCTGCAACTCTGATGCGCTCATAGTCTTGCATAAACTTTGCGTAATAGACTTCTCGCTCTGGCGGGATGGCGTGCACGATATCATCGACGATTTTTAGTCGAAATTTGCATGCGTGGCAATCCAACCCATCTGTATCGCATCCGCAGCGAGGGCACCGTAGACGGACACCTAAATCGAGTCGGACATTATCAGCGATGCAGCTGCGTGATGGAACCATACCTAAGCTTTCTGAACAAGAATCAGGTCTTCGACCGGAACGAGTCCGGACGCCGCGAATGGAGTCACAGTGTCTGGAAATTCAAAAGCGTCTTCACAGCGGCTGATTGGTTCGAGTTCTTCGACTTTACGCCATAGCGCTTCTACCTCAGAGGTCGCCTCGCGTGACGTCTCCGACACATGCCATGCGTCTACCTCTGCGTGCAAGGCGTCGCGCACGCAGCGATAGAAGTCAGTCTTATACGCGGCTTTGAACATGATGCACAAATCATCGCTGTCGGCCCAATTACGCTTCTGCCCAAGCTGCGCTTGGACGCGTTCATAGAACACGGTGCCAGGAAGGGGATACGAAAACGATACTCCAATATCGTCAGGACGCAGCTTACGAACCAAGGCGATCGTTTGCTGCAATTCTACCCAAGTCTCACCGGGGTAGCCTAATTGCAGGAAGAAACAAGCACGGATACCTGCTTCCTTCAATCGATGGCGTACAGCTATAACCATGGATAAGCTTAGGCCTTTATCCATCGCATTCAGAATGGCTTGCGATCCAGATTCAACACCCAGCCATACCTCAGCACAGCCGGCGGTCTTGAGATGCTGGACCGTTTGTTCGTTCATCAGGTCTGCGCGGGACTGTATTTTGAAAGGAATGGCTGCATCTCGTTTAGAAACTTCTGCAGCAAATTCTTCTACCCAATGTTGATTCAATGCGAAGACATCGTCGCCGAACCAGAGGTGCTGAACACCCGTTTGCTTCTTGAGCTGAAGCATCTCTTCTGCTACAGCCGAGGCCGGACGCAAGTGGAATTTATTGCCGGAAATTGGCTTTGCGCACCAATTGCAGCGATACGGGCAGCCTCGGCTTGATACGATGTTGGTTGAAAAATATCCGTGAGACTTGATCCATGCTTCGCGATACGGTTCAAGATCGATCAGATCGCGCGCAGGGAGGACAAGCTCCGTCCATGCAGGATTCTTGGATAGCTGCTGCCCGCACTGGATAAGGTCGCCAGCGTCGTCGCGTCTGACAAAACCGTCGATCTCCGGAGGCGGTGATCCCTTTAACAAAGAAGCGCAAAGGAGTACCAGTGTACCTTCGGACTCACCGCGCAGCACGTAGTCAAAGCCGTTCTCGAGAAACAGGGATGGATTATCAGTCGAGTCGGAACCGTGGACTATCACCCTGGCGCCCATTGCCCGCGCTGCCTGCGCGATCTGCGACGCTACTGCTCTCATACGCGTGAGGCACATCTTCGAGAGAAAATTGAAATCATCTTCGTAGACTGCCACGATCTTCGGCCTGTGCTTTATAAGCATGGCGGCGAGTGGCTCGGATGGCTCCTCCAGCATTGGGTCGAAGACAGCGACGGAGATGCCGCTATCACGCAAAGCGGTCGCGGCATAGAGCGTCCCAAGCGGCGGATAGGGCTGCATTTTTCGTAGCTGCTTTGAGTCATACGGCAGATGATAGGAGTGTGTCAGCAATACTTCTGCCACGGTTCACCTCGGGGGATTGAGCTCTTCCCTATTCAGCGACGGGGTTAAGATAACAAGTGTCAATAGCTGAACGGAGCGAAGTCGCTTTATCGCTCTTCAATTGAGGTTAACCTTAGGCTGCACATGCAGTTGTCTGGGAATTGTCAACTCAATGTCATCCTTCTGCGTGCTGTATATCGCTAACTTGGAGCCTTGCTCTGCCTGCCCACTTGGAGTTGTACATGTTTCCATCGGTGCTGCTGTATAGATGTAATGTCTTGCGGGTCTATGTTATCTCGTGAAGCACGCCTTCTGTATTGGAAAGATGACCGAGTCGCTCGCGTTTGGTGGCAAGATACTTTTCAGAGTGGGGATTAGCTGGAACGTCAGCGCTCAGGCGGTCAATAATTTCGATTCCAGATGAGAGGACGGCTTCGATCTTATCCGGGTTGTTGCTCATCAATCGGATCGATCGAATTTTGAGATAGTCTAGGACTCCGATGGCGAGCTCATAGTCACGCAGGTCTATCGCATGTCCCAATTGAAGATTAGCGTCGATTGTATCGAGCCCGTGGTCTTGAAGTTCGTAAGCACGCAGCTTCTCCATGATCCCTATGCCTCGTCCCTCCTGATGTTCATACAGGAGAATCCCCGAACCCTCACTGACGATCGTGCGCAGTGCCAAGTGAAACTGCGCGTGACAATCGCAACGCAGCGAGTGGAAGACTTCGCCGGTTATACATTGTGAATGAATTCGAACTACAGGTGGAGCCCCATGAATATCGCCATAGACCAAGGCTAAGCCAGTCTCGTCGCGTTCCCGATGTATATCGGCGTCGACTCGCGTGCCAGCGAAAGCGAGTAAACGAAAGGTGGCCCATTCAGTTGGAAGGCTGACATCTGCGACTTGTCTTAACTTCATCACTTGAATTATCCTCTGAAGACTTTGCGTGCTACTCATCGGCCCATTGAAGGTGTCGATTCTGTGTCGTTGCGTGAAGCATATCTCGGAGCCATTGCGACTGTGTCCCCAGAAAGTCTCGATAACATAAACAGATCGGATGCCAAGCAGGCCAGAAAGGTTCTGACATGCTGCTCACGAAACAGAGGTGCGACGGAATTGATACAGCACATGGTCGCCAAGCATCGCCAGCGGGCCTGCAAGAATACGATCTAGCGCCTCCATTCCAGCAAGCGCGCGCGGGTGATGCGAAATCCACGGCTCGGCGGAGCTTGGCGGTACTGTGACGCCGATACCCACACTCTTCTCCAACACAAACCAAGGCGCGAACGCACTTACGATCGCCGCGCGGCGATGATAGACGACCTGGAACTCTCGTTTCGCCAGCCTCGCTGGCACCTCATTTCGCCTGCATCTGCGAAGCGCAAGCTGTGGTCGACCGCGCAGTACCTCCACAAGCATTTCGCCTGGGCAAAACGTGCCGAACAATACCAGCATCGCGGGCGCTCCAGGTTTCAGGAGGCGGGCCAAACCTCGCGCCACTGGACTGAGATCAACGACGCAATTGAGCGGTGCAAAATTGGAAAAGGCACCGTCGAACAATGCGCTACCAGAGGACCGGTGCGCCGCTGCGAATGCTTCCATATCTTCCCCGGCGGCAACTTCTGCCGATGCGCCCAACGGGGCAAGCTTGGTATTCGCCAGCTGCACCATCGTGGGCGATGGATCGGTCAGAAGCACATCGAATCCACGATGGGCTAGAAATGCAGCATCTTCGCCAGTGCCACCGCCTAATTCAAAAATGCGACCACCGCTCGGAAATGCCTCTACCAGTAAGTTCCTGACGGCGCGACGTTGAGCCGTCACACTACGCCACTGGTTGAAACGCGAGTCAAAGACCGGCGCAATCGCATCGAAAGCCTGCGCGGCAGGGCGCAATGGAGCCGTCATCGTACAACTCGCTTCCTATACTGCTGCCAACGATGTAACTCCAATGCATATCGAAACCCTTCCACGATGTGAAACCGCAAACGTGAGACAACTTGATGGAGTTGCAGACGATAACGTCGACCTCGCAGAGATAAGGTCTCGTGTTTGGCTGGCTTCACGAGGGATGGTGGTAAGCGCAGAGGGAATAATGCGGTCCGAAGTGGACGCTTTGCCGGAATGCCCGCAGACACGAGTTCTTGTTGCAATAGCAGGTATAGTTTGTCTCCTGGGAACTTCTTGAGGACCGCATGGCTCCCGTACATTTCGATCCATGACACGATCGAAGGAGAAAGACCGCGGACTGTCCAGCTAGCAAACTCGTCTGGAGCGAATGGACCCATGACGTGAGTAATAAGGTAGGTAGCTACCCCGAGCCCCAATATTAAGCGAGGATCATCCTGGGCTACTGATCGAAGCTCGCCCCAAAATGCGCTATCGTCGCGGCGAGCGATCACATGACGTCGAAATTCCAGAAGGTGGGACGCACGGGAGAACTCGCTGCAAATATCCTTGTAGACGTGCATTCCTTGCCCTATGAAGAGATCTACCCTCGAAAGCACCGGCGCCTTGATTCCATAAAACTCGCGCTCCTCCGTCCGCTCAAGCATGAGCGGACGGCCTGATTGCTTGGCCTCGACATGCAGTTCCACCGACCTGCCAGGCAAGTCTTTATAGAAATCCCTTAGTGACACCACGGGTCTTTCATTGATCTTGAATTCCCAGCTTTTGCCACTCACCGCATATAGGCGGTAACCTCTTTTTTCAAGGATTTCTTTTGCCTGGATAATACATTTCTCAGAGATGAGATAGTCAAGATCAAACTGATGTCGCAGCTCCGGCCTCGTAACCGAAGTGGGGCTAAGCGAGAATCCTTTGATCATCGCATATGACAAGTTGGCTCTCTGTAGCTCCTTTTGGATCGCAGCTGATTCGGCAATCATGCCGTTGGTCCGCTGGGTGTTCTCGATCAAGTTACTGCGTAGGCGTGCAATTACTGCGGCGGGCAATAACTCCGACATTTGTAACTCCACCATGCGATCAAGGAAGTACAGGGCGAGGCCACTTATATCGAGCCAGTCTAACAATCTTCGCCACTCCTGCTTTGAAAGATGCAGGAGTGACAGACGCCGATCAGGCGGCGGATCGCAAAAGCTCAAGAGGACGGCCTCGCGTATCGACTGTTCCCTGTTCAGTGGTCTTAGCATACCCCTGGGGCTAATGGTCGAAGTCGAAGCCCCTCTGTCCAGATTCTCGGATCGGTTGCGCTGCGAGGCTTCGACACGCGATGCCAACAGATCACACCCTTCAGCTTCGGGCACACGGGTGCGAGACCACCTCTCTGTCGAGACCGAAATGATTGAACGAGTCACGATGTTTAGCCTAGGTGACTGCATAGCTCGGGTTGTCATCCCATCGTCACTGAAATGTAACCGTCTTGATAGATTCGCCCCTCCGCCCTAAGCGGCCGATGCTCTATTTAGGCAATTAACATACTTGACGCGGGTACAGCACGGGTGGGGGCTCTGGTGCAAATAACGAGGCTGATTGGAACCAATTCTCGCTTCGTCACTTGCGCACCAAAGACCACACTGCGCCTACGATCTGGAATGCAGTGCTCGCAGCACGTACCAAGGGCCAGCCGAGAGGCCACGCCATGCTCGCCTCAAATATTTGCACCAGAGCCTAGTGATAGAGGCTGGCGTCAAGCGGCTTCTAGTTGCGTGTGGAGCAGCTACCCTTCGAGTTCCCCGGACAAACTCCTGGTAGACACACCTGAGTCCCCAGATGCCTACAAGGT
The sequence above is a segment of the Acidicapsa acidisoli genome. Coding sequences within it:
- a CDS encoding B12-binding domain-containing radical SAM protein translates to MAEVLLTHSYHLPYDSKQLRKMQPYPPLGTLYAATALRDSGISVAVFDPMLEEPSEPLAAMLIKHRPKIVAVYEDDFNFLSKMCLTRMRAVASQIAQAARAMGARVIVHGSDSTDNPSLFLENGFDYVLRGESEGTLVLLCASLLKGSPPPEIDGFVRRDDAGDLIQCGQQLSKNPAWTELVLPARDLIDLEPYREAWIKSHGYFSTNIVSSRGCPYRCNWCAKPISGNKFHLRPASAVAEEMLQLKKQTGVQHLWFGDDVFALNQHWVEEFAAEVSKRDAAIPFKIQSRADLMNEQTVQHLKTAGCAEVWLGVESGSQAILNAMDKGLSLSMVIAVRHRLKEAGIRACFFLQLGYPGETWVELQQTIALVRKLRPDDIGVSFSYPLPGTVFYERVQAQLGQKRNWADSDDLCIMFKAAYKTDFYRCVRDALHAEVDAWHVSETSREATSEVEALWRKVEELEPISRCEDAFEFPDTVTPFAASGLVPVEDLILVQKA
- the ribA gene encoding GTP cyclohydrolase II, with amino-acid sequence MKLRQVADVSLPTEWATFRLLAFAGTRVDADIHRERDETGLALVYGDIHGAPPVVRIHSQCITGEVFHSLRCDCHAQFHLALRTIVSEGSGILLYEHQEGRGIGIMEKLRAYELQDHGLDTIDANLQLGHAIDLRDYELAIGVLDYLKIRSIRLMSNNPDKIEAVLSSGIEIIDRLSADVPANPHSEKYLATKRERLGHLSNTEGVLHEIT
- a CDS encoding class I SAM-dependent methyltransferase, which produces MTAPLRPAAQAFDAIAPVFDSRFNQWRSVTAQRRAVRNLLVEAFPSGGRIFELGGGTGEDAAFLAHRGFDVLLTDPSPTMVQLANTKLAPLGASAEVAAGEDMEAFAAAHRSSGSALFDGAFSNFAPLNCVVDLSPVARGLARLLKPGAPAMLVLFGTFCPGEMLVEVLRGRPQLALRRCRRNEVPARLAKREFQVVYHRRAAIVSAFAPWFVLEKSVGIGVTVPPSSAEPWISHHPRALAGMEALDRILAGPLAMLGDHVLYQFRRTSVS
- a CDS encoding nucleotidyltransferase family protein, producing the protein MLRPLNREQSIREAVLLSFCDPPPDRRLSLLHLSKQEWRRLLDWLDISGLALYFLDRMVELQMSELLPAAVIARLRSNLIENTQRTNGMIAESAAIQKELQRANLSYAMIKGFSLSPTSVTRPELRHQFDLDYLISEKCIIQAKEILEKRGYRLYAVSGKSWEFKINERPVVSLRDFYKDLPGRSVELHVEAKQSGRPLMLERTEEREFYGIKAPVLSRVDLFIGQGMHVYKDICSEFSRASHLLEFRRHVIARRDDSAFWGELRSVAQDDPRLILGLGVATYLITHVMGPFAPDEFASWTVRGLSPSIVSWIEMYGSHAVLKKFPGDKLYLLLQQELVSAGIPAKRPLRTALFPLRLPPSLVKPAKHETLSLRGRRYRLQLHQVVSRLRFHIVEGFRYALELHRWQQYRKRVVR